The Monomorium pharaonis isolate MP-MQ-018 chromosome 5, ASM1337386v2, whole genome shotgun sequence genome segment attagaaatgtaacaataatttcaaagaaatatgGAGAAAGAGGAACTAATTTAGAGTGTAAATTTTGAACGGAGAAAGTTGttctttaattatgttatcCTAGAGAagaaattaagtaataaaatatcgaaaaaaacgAATCGAGAGACAAGGAGAAAgttaatgtgtataaaaaatgctaaaaaacaAACCGGAAAAAATGCAGAGCGAAAGCTGGAAACTGAAGAAGTTTGTGTTAGCAcgcaataattaaacattttagtattctatttaaagaaattataaaattaataaaatattagacaaaTGAAGAAAACAGCTATCACAGAATGTTAAGTTCATCGAGAAGTTTTAGAACTACGAATTAGGAACTCTATTTTAGCACACAAGAAAGCtttcgtagaaaaaaaaattggatttaaCAAAAGCGTTTCAATccctttttttgttctttttgtagatacttttaaatgcatttaatgACAATCTGGCGAGTTTTTGATTTAAGAGTATAACATTATGTTTCAGTATCTTGTAACTCCAAACagataatatttgataatttgaaAGGtacgattaaaatattatcaatcaaaaaacaaaagatgagttataaaattcagaattatacaataaatattttataatttttttctgttaaacatgccttttttaaactgaaaataatattttgaaatttccgATGAAATGCTTCAACTTTGCATAttacatagaaaaatttagactcaattttagtttataatatttcaattttgctTCTTTAATAGTGGTCAATAATTCTGAAATCGTCAAGATTGTTGTTTCATAGTCTAGCTCTTATCTTTTATAAACGCGGTGACCCGTGAAGCTGGCTCCGTCGCTGATCTTCCCGGATTCAACGAAGACGGCAAGTTGATCTCCAGCTTCAACTTCCAGCAAAATAAGATTGCTTCCTCCGCCTGGACCAGCGCTGATAATCGGTCTCCAACTATCGGATTTATTCAATTTGCGTTTCAATGTTAGCCGCAGATCCGTGCTACCGTATCCGGCGAAGCTGAATTGGTAGAGGCCTGGACAATGCGTGGTGAAAATTCCAGTTTCCGCCGCGTAACCGACTCCTTTGTCCACTAGCGTCTCGGCGAGAACAAGTTTAGCTGCCTATGTGCATTTAGACGTTTATATTATTCTctaattgcattaaaaaataattaaactaaaaattattgtgtcATTTATGTGTCATAACTCACATTTATCGATCCTTGGATGGCAGAAAAGGCGACAAGTCCCGCGCAATCGGCGGCAGTTCCTAATTTCTTGGACCCGATTGTGGTGATGCCAGAATTTTCCGGTGGATCTGGTACCGCTGCGTTGGTCAGCACGACCGCTGCCAATGTCAGCACCGCCCACACCACCctgttttatacaaatgagcgaatgtacatacatatattaatcaGTGATTTGATCCTACACAAATATTTGTGTGAATAATCAGTAATGAATAAATTCTCTTGCAAATTTTATCTAGAAAGTCTTTAAAGAAGTTGCATATGCACGCGACtaactttttcttaatatattatgtaaattaacatctaacaaatataatacaattaatgttcaatatcaaaaattgattGGTTTAACATTGGTCTAATGTTGAACcaatattgaaccaatattACTGCTTAGATAAATTGGCTAAGTAAGGTGAAGTGtctactttacaatattggatCAATATTGAGAATATTGCTTTTACTTCCCAAAATTGCGCCAATATTTGGTGCTACTAGGGATGTATATGTGTACaatgtatgttatattaaatatcttgtactatataatattttgtatatcatACTTTTCGTAACTTTACTTAAACTTtacgattaaatttttttgctagttaaactttaaaaaataatataatacaataaaaaataaatttaaattatttctgatacaagctaaatgtaatttattaaaattttatcttgtttAACAAGagaaatatgcaaattaattagctaaatatagatttttctggatatagattttttattccaaaaaataaatccaagatCAGAAAGATTTATCTTGAGGTTTGAAATTACGCGTAAAGCGATactagaaattaatattaacgcgGACGAGACGACAAACGCGTTATTGCGCAATGCGTCACGTGGGTGTATGAAGGAACTTTTTTGAGCTCATGTCGCTTTTTTTCTGTCTGGCTGACGTTTAATCGCTAATGTGACCATTCTCGGTAAAGTTCACTCGGTGGTTTGCGCTACTTTCACTGCTCGCGGCTACTTCTTAGCCAAGTCTCCAGGCTCGTCCTCTTCTGTgcatatatcttttatcttcttctttcctttctcCCTTTATCAAGTTGCACATCTTTTCTGATACAATCTCTTTTTGTAGATactaataaagataattattaatgcttgaactatttacattaatgtgtaaaaaattttttataaatgtttgataaTTGAAGTATGTatcataagatataataataatgtttgaagttaattgtaaataagtttttaattttttctatacaaaatttaaactttcttatttaaagtttttgtaaattacTATTTGCAATGTAAAACGGTCACAtctttatcatattatttatagttactggttaaatatataaatgttgcgactgtaatatcatatttaatactttattattattatttaatatattatacatataagagTCTTTATAAGTAATACTTTATTGGttctaagaaataaaatttgatcttAGAAGATAAAGTAAATCAACTTTCACCGTTAAAGAAAGCAAAATACTGATACGCGTGATTATCAGAGCGCAACGCGCTGCGCAGGCATTCTTTGaacttgttttttaataacgttATTACAAAACACTCGGAAAATTTAAACCTTTGGCAGAGAGGCAGAGAGTAATAACAGAGAAACCATTTGTATTGATTTGTTAGTGATCAGAACTTTGAAGTAAAGTCAGTTGCAAGGTCGACGATTAtcgctcttttatttttcgcaCTTATGTAATGTTGCGAAGACGGATTTGCATTCAATCGTATTAACATTGCAAATtactttacacattttttcacgtaaattgaaattgtactgtgtttattaaataaattttctattttttgttaataaaaaat includes the following:
- the LOC105838985 gene encoding uncharacterized protein LOC105838985; the encoded protein is MVVWAVLTLAAVVLTNAAVPDPPENSGITTIGSKKLGTAADCAGLVAFSAIQGSINAAKLVLAETLVDKGVGYAAETGIFTTHCPGLYQFSFAGYGSTDLRLTLKRKLNKSDSWRPIISAGPGGGSNLILLEVEAGDQLAVFVESGKISDGASFTGHRVYKR